One window of the Methanocaldococcus vulcanius M7 genome contains the following:
- a CDS encoding RlmF-related methyltransferase — protein sequence MIGLKIEEAVKHNERLKKYVYKKGNKLRIDFKNKEALIEYNRTILKVLFNLDVEFHDKGLIPTPINRYLFIKSTFKTLENLNIKKPLVLEIGTGHSAIISLLIKKLYNAEVYATEVDEEFINLAKSNIKRNNLNIKIINSKGKIISGIDEIKDKKFDLIISYPPFYSDNSVASGRKFGGALAKNVELIGGGKFGETFSFKIIEEGVNFLNKKGVISLMLPKKPEKRRDLIIKKMKDVGLNVEIDEIRTGNRLRYVIKGFRC from the coding sequence ATGATTGGACTAAAAATCGAAGAAGCAGTTAAACATAACGAAAGATTGAAAAAATATGTGTATAAAAAAGGAAATAAACTTAGAATTGACTTTAAAAATAAAGAGGCATTGATAGAGTATAATAGGACAATTTTAAAGGTTTTATTTAACTTAGATGTTGAATTTCACGATAAAGGTCTCATTCCAACGCCAATAAACAGATATTTATTTATAAAATCGACATTTAAAACCTTAGAAAACCTCAATATAAAAAAACCTCTTGTCTTGGAAATTGGGACGGGACATTCTGCGATTATCTCCCTTTTAATAAAAAAACTTTATAATGCAGAGGTTTATGCCACTGAGGTTGATGAAGAGTTTATAAATCTTGCCAAATCCAACATAAAAAGAAATAACTTAAATATTAAGATTATAAATTCTAAAGGGAAAATTATAAGTGGAATTGATGAGATTAAAGATAAAAAATTTGATTTAATCATATCTTATCCTCCTTTTTATTCAGACAACTCCGTAGCGAGTGGAAGAAAATTTGGTGGGGCATTAGCTAAAAATGTTGAGTTAATTGGAGGGGGAAAGTTTGGAGAAACTTTTTCATTCAAAATAATCGAAGAGGGTGTTAATTTCCTAAACAAAAAAGGAGTTATTTCATTAATGCTACCAAAAAAACCAGAGAAAAGGAGAGATCTTATAATTAAAAAAATGAAGGATGTTGGATTAAATGTTGAGATTGATGAGATTAGAACAGGAAATAGATTAAGATACGTAATTAAAGGGTTTAGATGCTGA
- a CDS encoding mechanosensitive ion channel family protein has protein sequence MLSNITIYGNSITNYILCISTIILSVILAKIISRIMKNQLTSKNDTKINDIFFSLNDPLLVSIVIIGIYFGVKFLSLPEQISDLIHKAIGVALTLCGVVFVERFIDKSIERYLIPFAERKKRKIDDQLVNSIRKFARGVVYTFAILFILRNLGYDITTLLAGLGIGGLAVALAMQDTTKNLIAGLIIIFDKPFRLKDWIVFDGGEGIVEEIGIRSTRIRTWEDSLIIMPNSSLVDAKITNMSAMRKRRVLMTIGLTYDTSAEKVRRAIEIIENILNNHEAVIEPKRVHFVEYGDWSLNLRVEYFIKNLGFDYYLNTLTEINLKIKEEFEKEGIEMAFPTYTVYLEKDS, from the coding sequence GTGTTATCTAATATAACTATCTATGGAAATTCAATAACCAACTATATCCTCTGTATCTCTACCATAATTTTAAGTGTCATACTGGCAAAAATCATTAGTAGGATAATGAAGAATCAACTAACATCTAAGAACGATACAAAAATTAACGATATTTTTTTCTCATTAAACGACCCTCTTTTAGTATCTATTGTAATAATTGGAATATACTTCGGGGTAAAATTCCTATCTCTTCCAGAGCAGATTTCAGATCTTATTCACAAAGCAATAGGTGTTGCATTAACTCTTTGTGGAGTGGTATTTGTTGAAAGATTTATAGATAAAAGTATAGAGCGTTATTTAATTCCTTTCGCTGAACGAAAGAAAAGAAAAATAGACGATCAGTTGGTAAATTCAATAAGAAAATTTGCCAGGGGCGTTGTATATACATTTGCAATTTTATTTATTCTAAGAAATCTTGGTTATGATATAACAACACTACTTGCAGGTTTGGGGATCGGTGGTTTAGCAGTTGCTTTGGCAATGCAAGACACCACTAAAAATTTAATCGCAGGATTGATAATAATTTTCGATAAGCCATTTAGATTAAAAGATTGGATTGTGTTTGATGGGGGAGAGGGAATAGTGGAAGAGATTGGAATTAGAAGCACGAGAATAAGGACTTGGGAAGATAGCTTAATAATAATGCCTAACTCCTCTCTTGTTGATGCAAAAATAACAAACATGTCAGCAATGAGAAAAAGAAGGGTTTTGATGACTATCGGTTTAACTTATGATACTTCGGCTGAGAAAGTCAGAAGAGCGATTGAGATAATTGAGAACATTCTAAATAATCACGAGGCAGTAATTGAGCCAAAGAGGGTTCATTTTGTAGAATATGGGGATTGGTCTCTAAATTTGAGAGTTGAATATTTTATAAAAAATCTTGGATTCGATTATTATTTAAACACTCTCACTGAGATAAATTTAAAGATAAAAGAGGAATTTGAAAAGGAAGGAATAGAAATGGCATTTCCGACATATACGGTTTATTTGGAGAAAGATAGTTAG
- the crcB gene encoding fluoride efflux transporter CrcB: MMRELLLIGVGGFFGAVLRYVVSGIIPVKFGLPTGTLTVNLIGSFILGFLLYSSLFAPISTEYKLLIGTGFCGALTTFSTFSYETFALIDEGLVFKAVLNILINVLGCLIMVYFGRVVALALFR, translated from the coding sequence ATGATGAGGGAATTGCTTTTAATAGGTGTAGGTGGGTTCTTTGGAGCAGTTCTTAGGTATGTTGTAAGCGGGATTATTCCAGTAAAGTTCGGTCTTCCAACGGGAACACTAACTGTAAACTTGATTGGAAGTTTTATTTTAGGATTTTTATTATACTCCTCACTGTTTGCTCCAATATCTACTGAATATAAACTACTAATTGGAACAGGTTTTTGTGGTGCGTTGACGACATTTTCAACATTCTCTTATGAAACATTTGCATTAATAGATGAAGGGTTAGTATTTAAAGCAGTGTTGAATATATTAATTAACGTGCTTGGATGTTTAATCATGGTATATTTCGGAAGAGTAGTGGCTCTTGCACTATTTAGATAA
- the hmvA gene encoding DNA-binding protein HmvA, with protein MLPKATIKRIMKEHTDFNISSEAVDELCNMLEEIIKITTEVAEQNARKEGRKTIKARDIKNCDDERLKRRIMELSERTDKMPILIKEMLNVITSELK; from the coding sequence ATGCTACCAAAAGCAACAATTAAAAGAATTATGAAAGAGCATACTGATTTTAACATATCATCAGAGGCCGTGGATGAACTTTGCAATATGCTTGAGGAGATTATAAAGATAACCACGGAAGTTGCAGAGCAAAATGCAAGAAAAGAGGGAAGAAAAACAATAAAAGCAAGAGATATTAAAAACTGTGATGATGAAAGATTAAAAAGGAGAATAATGGAATTAAGCGAGAGAACAGATAAAATGCCCATCTTGATTAAAGAAATGTTGAATGTAATAACCTCCGAATTGAAATAA
- a CDS encoding STT3 domain-containing protein, protein MTNALEKINNLFKEKRWIKIALIVLLLMFMSFQLRAQTADMKFAQGNEFLKKMFSDEHGRMYLIAIDPYYYLRLAENLYDHGYCGETIKIINGKPMPYDLYQYAPPGHPLPWEPPIICLSAIALYILWHSIDPTVTLMNADFWVPAVLSMLLGIPLYFTIRRVTNSNIGGIVGAIALITAPGLLYKTCAGFADTPIFEVLPILFIVWFILEAIHSQQKTAIFAKKVNSISIFVALAFIFELLAGAFLNLTSGEIVVIASVIFYTVSFALVLIGLIIAGLKRLKGEEVEFELFAILAIITTAVAPKMWGAWWYGFDVIVAFLVIYIIALAILKTNIKLKDYIDIGNLRHIIYLSAIYIIGSLILLTAIYGVGAALSPITSPLSYNQILSTYTQSSGWPNVYTTVSELAKPSSWSEIFINAIGSDTIAIIGIIGIILSFISLRYEKIKLDIKYAILLSIWLTVTLYAATKGIRFASLATAPLAIGFGIFAGQLDRFIRTKNDMAVFGVGAPVGLFGLIILSKYSSKLPEIILPTTYVPIIAYGLLVVLGILAIYKMADILSSINDKKESIVKIATLLLCIGMIIPPLSAVVPFTTAPTFNNGWKAGLDWIKETTPNNSVITCWWDNGHIYTYEARRMVTFDGGSQNSPRAYWVGRAFATSNENLSIGIIRMLATSGDEAFEKGSVLMNFTHNNVSMVVKILNEILPVDRSEAYNILTKKYGLSDREAKLVLNATHPEHPNPDYLITYNRMTDIAPVWSMFGFWNFSLPPNTPNSKREKGAFFKGTSYYLGNGTMLAEVNLYGYDYITLINRTNITTAIVQKINGQTKIVGTFKIHKLYIMTPTGVKEIIINKDGQLSEFIRLTSEGKGWAWLSTRNLEDSVYARLHFLDGYGLKHIKLVKATFDPTNFGIEPGFKIYKVDYGTAYLK, encoded by the coding sequence ATGACCAACGCATTAGAAAAAATAAATAACCTGTTTAAAGAAAAACGCTGGATAAAAATAGCATTAATAGTTCTTTTACTGATGTTTATGAGTTTTCAACTAAGAGCTCAAACAGCGGATATGAAATTTGCTCAAGGCAATGAATTTCTAAAAAAGATGTTTTCAGATGAACATGGAAGAATGTATCTCATTGCAATAGACCCCTACTACTACCTAAGATTGGCTGAAAACCTATACGATCATGGATACTGCGGAGAAACAATAAAAATAATCAATGGAAAACCAATGCCATATGATCTCTACCAATATGCTCCTCCCGGACATCCGCTTCCATGGGAACCGCCAATAATATGTCTCTCAGCAATTGCACTTTATATCCTATGGCACTCGATAGATCCAACAGTAACACTTATGAACGCTGATTTCTGGGTTCCAGCAGTGCTCTCAATGCTGTTGGGAATTCCACTATACTTTACAATAAGAAGGGTAACCAACAGCAACATTGGAGGAATTGTAGGAGCGATCGCCCTAATAACTGCTCCTGGATTGCTGTATAAAACATGTGCAGGGTTTGCAGATACTCCAATATTCGAAGTTCTACCTATCCTATTTATCGTCTGGTTTATATTAGAAGCAATCCACAGTCAGCAAAAAACAGCAATCTTTGCTAAAAAAGTAAACTCAATATCAATATTTGTTGCACTGGCATTTATATTTGAACTTCTTGCAGGAGCATTTTTAAATCTAACCTCTGGAGAAATCGTGGTAATTGCCTCGGTAATATTCTACACAGTATCATTTGCATTAGTTCTAATTGGGCTTATAATTGCAGGATTAAAGAGATTAAAAGGGGAAGAAGTAGAATTTGAATTATTTGCAATATTGGCAATTATAACCACAGCAGTTGCTCCAAAAATGTGGGGAGCTTGGTGGTATGGATTTGATGTCATAGTTGCATTTTTAGTTATATACATTATAGCACTTGCAATACTAAAAACCAACATTAAATTAAAAGATTACATTGATATTGGAAATCTAAGACATATAATTTACCTCTCAGCCATCTATATAATCGGCTCTCTAATATTATTAACTGCAATATATGGAGTAGGGGCAGCTCTCTCACCTATAACCTCTCCATTGAGCTACAACCAGATACTTTCAACATACACCCAGTCATCAGGTTGGCCTAACGTATATACAACTGTCTCCGAACTTGCAAAACCAAGTTCTTGGAGTGAGATCTTTATAAATGCCATAGGATCTGACACAATAGCAATTATTGGAATTATTGGGATTATATTATCCTTTATCTCTCTAAGATATGAAAAGATAAAATTGGATATTAAATATGCAATACTGCTGAGTATCTGGCTCACAGTAACTTTATACGCTGCTACAAAAGGTATTAGATTTGCATCGTTAGCAACTGCTCCTTTAGCAATTGGTTTCGGAATTTTTGCAGGTCAATTGGATAGATTTATAAGAACGAAGAATGACATGGCCGTCTTTGGGGTTGGAGCACCTGTTGGACTATTTGGCTTAATAATACTATCTAAGTATTCATCAAAACTCCCAGAGATAATACTTCCAACGACCTATGTTCCAATAATTGCCTATGGCCTGTTGGTTGTTCTTGGAATACTTGCAATTTATAAGATGGCAGATATTCTCTCCTCCATAAATGATAAAAAGGAATCAATTGTAAAAATTGCCACACTCCTACTTTGCATAGGAATGATAATCCCACCACTTTCAGCAGTTGTTCCATTTACCACAGCCCCAACATTTAACAATGGATGGAAGGCCGGTTTGGACTGGATAAAAGAAACCACTCCAAACAACTCAGTTATAACTTGTTGGTGGGATAACGGGCACATCTACACGTATGAAGCAAGAAGAATGGTAACCTTTGATGGAGGATCCCAGAACAGTCCAAGAGCTTACTGGGTTGGAAGAGCATTTGCCACTTCAAATGAGAATCTTTCAATTGGAATAATTAGAATGTTGGCAACAAGTGGAGATGAAGCATTTGAAAAGGGAAGTGTTTTAATGAACTTCACTCATAACAACGTATCTATGGTAGTTAAGATATTAAATGAAATACTTCCAGTAGATAGAAGTGAAGCATACAACATATTAACTAAAAAATACGGATTAAGCGATAGAGAAGCAAAATTGGTGTTAAATGCAACACATCCAGAGCATCCAAATCCTGACTACTTAATAACCTATAACAGAATGACAGATATTGCCCCTGTTTGGAGTATGTTTGGATTTTGGAACTTCTCCTTACCTCCAAACACACCAAACAGTAAGAGGGAAAAAGGAGCATTCTTTAAAGGAACATCTTACTATTTAGGAAATGGAACCATGTTGGCAGAGGTAAATCTCTACGGATATGATTATATAACATTGATAAATAGAACAAATATAACCACAGCAATCGTTCAAAAAATAAACGGACAAACGAAGATCGTTGGAACATTTAAAATCCATAAGTTGTATATAATGACACCTACAGGTGTTAAAGAGATAATAATAAACAAAGATGGACAACTCTCAGAGTTTATTAGATTGACATCTGAGGGCAAAGGTTGGGCTTGGTTATCAACAAGAAACTTAGAAGATAGCGTATATGCGAGATTGCATTTCTTAGATGGATACGGCCTAAAACATATAAAGTTGGTAAAGGCAACATTTGATCCAACAAACTTCGGAATAGAACCAGGATTCAAGATATATAAAGTAGATTATGGAACTGCCTACTTAAAATAA
- the purQ gene encoding phosphoribosylformylglycinamidine synthase I → MKIAVAKFLGTNCDLDVCHAIKLAGGNPELVFFTQRDLDNYCGAVIPGGFSYGDYLRAGAISARTPIIEGLKKMVEDGKPVLGICNGAQIGLEAGFSKGTLTNNINARFICKWVYIRVENNKTPFTKYYKKGEVIRIPIAHAEGRFYADDETLDYMYKNNMIVFKYCDENGEITEEANPNGSVDNIAGVCNENQNCVLLMPHPERASEKILGSDDGLRMFKGMLGTL, encoded by the coding sequence ATGAAAATTGCAGTAGCAAAATTTTTAGGAACTAACTGTGATTTAGATGTTTGTCATGCTATAAAATTAGCAGGGGGTAATCCAGAACTGGTTTTTTTTACCCAGAGGGATTTAGATAACTATTGTGGAGCAGTTATCCCAGGAGGATTTTCTTATGGAGATTATTTAAGAGCGGGAGCTATAAGTGCAAGAACTCCAATTATTGAGGGATTAAAAAAGATGGTTGAAGATGGAAAGCCAGTTTTGGGAATATGTAATGGAGCTCAGATAGGTTTAGAAGCAGGATTCTCAAAGGGAACGTTAACCAATAACATTAATGCAAGATTTATATGTAAATGGGTGTATATTAGAGTAGAGAATAATAAAACTCCATTTACAAAATATTATAAAAAAGGAGAAGTTATAAGAATTCCAATAGCCCATGCAGAAGGCAGATTTTATGCGGATGATGAGACGTTAGATTATATGTATAAAAATAACATGATTGTTTTCAAATACTGCGATGAGAACGGAGAGATAACAGAAGAAGCGAATCCAAATGGATCTGTTGATAATATAGCTGGAGTTTGCAATGAAAATCAAAACTGCGTTTTATTAATGCCTCATCCAGAAAGAGCAAGCGAGAAAATCCTTGGATCTGATGATGGATTGAGAATGTTCAAGGGAATGTTAGGAACTCTTTAA
- the speB gene encoding agmatinase, with amino-acid sequence MKEHFIDLSKFIMADSSYEEADGVVISIPYDGTTSFKPGTREGGSAIRSASWGLETYSPVLDRDLMDVKYCDLKDLDLYGSQKEMFGTIHSIVKKILEDEKKVITFGGEHSISFPIVKAVKDVFGEVAVIQFDAHCDLRDEYLGNNLSHACVMRRIRETTPWTFQFGIRSGDREEWKFAKENNLYLKADLMNEDDINYILDLDIPIYITLDIDVLDPAYAPGTGTPEPCGFTSRELFNSLYLLKNAKNKIVGFDIVEVSPIYDMANITAITAAKIARELLLMIL; translated from the coding sequence ATGAAAGAACACTTCATAGATTTATCAAAATTTATAATGGCGGATAGTTCTTACGAAGAAGCGGATGGTGTTGTGATCTCAATCCCATACGATGGAACCACATCTTTCAAACCCGGAACGAGAGAAGGAGGATCTGCAATAAGATCAGCTTCATGGGGATTAGAAACATACAGTCCAGTGTTGGATAGAGATCTTATGGATGTAAAATACTGTGATTTGAAAGACCTTGATCTGTATGGAAGCCAGAAAGAGATGTTTGGGACAATACACTCAATCGTAAAAAAGATATTAGAGGATGAGAAGAAGGTAATAACCTTTGGAGGAGAACATTCTATATCTTTTCCAATTGTTAAGGCAGTAAAGGATGTTTTTGGAGAAGTTGCAGTTATCCAGTTTGATGCCCACTGTGATCTAAGAGATGAATACTTAGGAAATAACCTATCTCACGCGTGTGTTATGAGAAGGATAAGGGAAACAACTCCATGGACATTCCAGTTTGGAATTAGGAGTGGAGATAGGGAAGAATGGAAATTTGCAAAAGAAAACAACCTCTATTTAAAAGCAGATCTAATGAATGAAGATGATATAAATTACATCTTAGATTTAGACATTCCAATATATATAACATTGGATATTGATGTTTTAGATCCTGCCTACGCTCCGGGAACTGGAACCCCTGAACCCTGTGGATTTACAAGTAGAGAACTTTTTAACTCTCTTTATCTCCTAAAAAATGCTAAAAATAAAATAGTTGGATTTGATATTGTTGAGGTCTCTCCAATATACGATATGGCAAACATAACAGCAATAACCGCAGCTAAAATTGCAAGAGAACTTCTTTTGATGATATTATAA
- a CDS encoding DUF190 domain-containing protein produces the protein MIKAKLLKIYLREGDKFEGELMYKYLIKLMKNEGLSGATVYKGICGYGIRGIAEFDIFRLSMNLPVIIECIDVEENINRVLPKLYEVVKNNGLIAITECEVYKG, from the coding sequence ATGATAAAAGCAAAACTACTAAAAATATATCTTAGAGAGGGAGATAAATTTGAAGGAGAACTCATGTATAAATACTTAATAAAACTTATGAAAAATGAAGGGTTGAGTGGGGCAACAGTGTATAAGGGAATATGCGGTTATGGAATTAGAGGAATAGCCGAATTTGACATATTTCGATTATCTATGAATCTTCCTGTAATTATTGAGTGTATTGACGTTGAAGAAAATATAAATAGAGTATTACCAAAATTATATGAAGTTGTGAAAAATAATGGATTGATAGCAATAACTGAATGTGAAGTATACAAAGGGTGA
- a CDS encoding ABC transporter substrate-binding protein: MKKYILLSILISSILVAFTGCVQNESSSVPTLTVAYLPTDHHASLFVACDYPDIFKDKYGIYLKKVNDKEDYELYEGDKKIANIKLIRVNKGGASIMNLMSQGKVDVALLGYPPVIFYIDKGTQAKVIMNLHTEGSAVVVRKDIPANNWDEFVKWIKEQYKEGKQVKIGHPLPTSIQYVMIEDALKAEGITYTENPSNKSAMVLLISCNGQGTMPQMLSQKQLDAVIAWEPMPEIIKYDGVGKVVAYSEDLPSATGGTWANHPCCCLTASETALKNKKDIVIAFAKLLKDATDEINKNKQLAVNASVRWLGTKKVVEEASIPHIKYDYRLQPVIPKVIKFVEAMKLQGLINGKLKNASEEGIENDIFDLKTYNEIVNG; the protein is encoded by the coding sequence GTGAAAAAATATATTTTACTGTCAATTTTAATATCCTCGATCTTGGTTGCATTTACAGGATGCGTTCAGAATGAATCCTCTTCAGTCCCAACATTAACAGTTGCATATCTTCCAACAGATCATCATGCATCATTATTTGTAGCATGTGATTATCCAGATATATTCAAGGATAAATATGGAATCTACTTAAAGAAAGTTAATGACAAGGAAGATTACGAACTCTACGAGGGAGATAAAAAAATAGCTAACATAAAGTTGATAAGAGTGAATAAAGGAGGAGCAAGCATAATGAACCTAATGTCTCAGGGTAAAGTTGACGTTGCATTGTTAGGTTATCCACCAGTCATATTCTATATTGACAAAGGAACACAAGCGAAGGTTATAATGAACCTACACACCGAAGGATCTGCAGTTGTAGTTAGAAAAGATATTCCTGCAAACAACTGGGATGAATTTGTAAAATGGATAAAAGAGCAGTATAAAGAAGGAAAACAAGTTAAAATAGGACATCCTTTGCCTACATCAATTCAATATGTTATGATAGAAGATGCTTTAAAAGCTGAAGGAATAACCTACACAGAGAATCCAAGCAATAAAAGTGCAATGGTTTTGTTAATCAGTTGTAATGGACAGGGAACAATGCCTCAAATGCTATCTCAAAAACAGTTAGATGCAGTTATCGCTTGGGAGCCAATGCCAGAAATTATTAAATATGATGGTGTTGGAAAAGTTGTTGCTTACAGTGAAGATCTTCCAAGTGCAACAGGAGGAACATGGGCAAACCATCCATGCTGTTGCTTAACCGCATCCGAGACCGCTTTAAAAAACAAGAAAGATATAGTTATCGCTTTTGCTAAATTATTAAAAGATGCAACAGATGAAATAAACAAAAATAAGCAGTTAGCTGTAAATGCATCAGTTAGATGGCTCGGAACTAAGAAAGTTGTTGAGGAAGCATCAATCCCTCACATAAAATATGATTACAGATTACAACCAGTTATTCCGAAAGTTATAAAATTCGTTGAAGCAATGAAACTCCAGGGCTTAATCAATGGAAAACTTAAAAATGCTTCAGAAGAAGGTATCGAGAACGATATATTTGATCTAAAAACATACAATGAGATAGTTAACGGATAA
- the cobT gene encoding nicotinate mononucleotide-dependent phosphoribosyltransferase CobT: MSLITINENGFLDEIKKINKKNVLFTCVISSIETTLSIPISGVHRDVIKYTPASDVELVFLGRSLTLKTPPIDATGSPTPATITRACIELKNIKNIHIDAGAFVKPKIPFLEIDKEPTGKIEEGKAMNNSKSLFKMSYLLGKNLNSELLIIGESVPGGTTTALGVLLGLGYDAEGKVSSGSVNNPHELKIKIVKEGLKKAKINEKSSVFDILNAVGDKMMPVVAGLALSFAERNKPVILAGGTQMSAVLAVIKEINKDVLKNNLIAIGTTEFVLNDKKGDLKGIVEQIGNVPLFASKLYFENAKIKGLKNYCRGSVKEGVGAGGISVYSIATGLPPMSIREFIENNFFKWYSKP; this comes from the coding sequence ATGTCTCTAATTACAATCAATGAAAACGGGTTCTTAGACGAAATTAAAAAAATTAATAAAAAAAATGTTCTGTTTACTTGTGTCATATCATCAATAGAGACAACCCTCTCAATCCCAATATCCGGAGTTCACAGAGATGTTATAAAATACACCCCCGCCTCAGATGTGGAACTTGTTTTTTTAGGAAGATCTCTAACTTTAAAAACTCCTCCAATCGACGCTACAGGTTCCCCAACCCCTGCAACGATAACAAGAGCATGCATTGAACTGAAAAATATAAAAAATATTCACATAGATGCAGGAGCATTTGTTAAACCAAAAATTCCATTTTTAGAGATTGATAAAGAGCCGACTGGGAAAATAGAGGAAGGAAAAGCAATGAATAACTCAAAATCACTATTTAAAATGTCCTATTTGCTTGGAAAAAATCTAAACTCAGAACTTTTGATTATTGGAGAAAGCGTTCCCGGAGGAACAACAACTGCATTAGGGGTTTTACTTGGCTTGGGATACGATGCTGAAGGAAAAGTTAGCTCCGGTTCAGTAAATAACCCTCATGAATTAAAAATAAAAATCGTTAAAGAAGGATTGAAAAAGGCAAAAATAAATGAAAAATCATCTGTCTTTGATATTTTAAATGCTGTTGGAGATAAAATGATGCCAGTTGTCGCTGGTTTAGCCCTAAGTTTTGCTGAGAGAAATAAACCCGTGATTTTAGCAGGAGGAACTCAAATGAGTGCCGTTTTAGCAGTTATAAAGGAAATAAATAAAGATGTCTTAAAAAATAATTTAATTGCAATAGGAACAACAGAATTTGTGTTAAACGATAAAAAAGGAGATTTAAAAGGAATAGTCGAACAGATCGGAAATGTTCCATTATTTGCATCAAAACTCTATTTCGAAAATGCAAAAATTAAAGGTCTAAAAAACTATTGCAGAGGTTCCGTAAAAGAAGGTGTCGGAGCAGGGGGAATATCAGTTTACAGCATCGCTACAGGATTGCCCCCCATGAGTATCAGAGAATTTATAGAAAATAACTTTTTTAAATGGTATTCTAAACCATGA
- a CDS encoding orotate phosphoribosyltransferase-like protein — protein MNKDLIRKVIELKNNGLTIGEIAEELNVSMETARYLALNAEKLLKEEEKITKLGNIDIFIDWRNIGSSANRLKSISSIIVDILKNRNIEFDTVVGISTSGVPIATLVASELGKELTIYIPKKHISEEGKKITGSISHNFSPVHYKRAVIIDDVVTSGSTLKECLKQLKEVCSPKLVVVLIDKSGLDEIEDVPLIPLIRIGAVNVEQH, from the coding sequence ATGAATAAAGATCTGATTAGAAAGGTTATAGAATTAAAGAATAACGGACTCACTATTGGTGAGATTGCCGAAGAATTAAATGTTTCCATGGAAACTGCAAGATATTTGGCTTTAAATGCAGAAAAATTATTGAAGGAAGAAGAAAAAATAACAAAACTTGGAAATATAGATATATTTATCGATTGGAGAAATATCGGAAGTTCAGCAAATCGATTAAAAAGCATAAGTTCTATCATCGTTGATATATTAAAAAATAGAAATATTGAATTTGATACCGTTGTTGGAATCTCAACCAGTGGAGTTCCAATTGCCACTCTTGTTGCCTCAGAACTTGGAAAAGAATTAACCATATACATTCCAAAAAAACACATTTCCGAAGAAGGAAAGAAAATAACTGGTTCAATATCGCATAATTTCTCACCTGTCCATTATAAAAGGGCTGTTATTATAGATGACGTTGTAACAAGCGGAAGTACATTAAAAGAATGCTTAAAACAACTAAAAGAAGTATGTAGTCCTAAATTAGTTGTAGTGTTAATAGATAAAAGTGGATTAGATGAGATTGAAGACGTGCCTCTTATTCCATTAATTAGAATAGGGGCTGTAAATGTTGAACAGCACTAA